The region CCAGGACACCGAGGCCGCCTTCGGCAACGTCCACGTGGTCTGCAACAACGCGGGTGTGGCCGTCACCGGACGCGTCAACCGGATGGACTACAAGGACTGGGACTGGGTGATGGGCGTGAACGTGAACGGTGTGATCAACGGCGTTCAGACGTTCGTCAACCGAATGGTGGAGCACGGCGAAGGCGGCCACTTCGTGAACACCGCCTCGATGGCGGGGCAGATGCCGATTCCGAACGGCAGCATCTACACCACCAGCAAGTACGCGGTCGTCGGCCTTTCGGAAGTCATGCGGCGGGATCTGGCGCGGTACGACATCGGAGTGTCGGTGCTGTGTCCGGGCGGCGTGACCACCAACGTGGCGAACTCGGGCCGCAACCGCCCCGCGGATCTGCAGCGCGAGAAGGACACCGCAAAGCTGGTGGGGATGGGCGGCCTGCAAGAGGAAGTGATGTCGGACATGCTCGACGCATCCGTGATCGGCGACATGGTCGTAGCGGCCATTCTGGCGGACGACACATACATCTTCAGCCACCCCGGTCTGAAGCCGGTCGTCGACAAGCGCAGCGCAGAGATTGACGAGTCGTTCGCGCGCTGGGCGCAGTATCGAAAAGACCACAACGTCTGAGAACGCCAAGGAGAACGCAATGCACGAGCTGAACGGCAAGGTTGCGATCATCACGGGTGGCGCGAGCGGCATGGGACGCGCCGCGTCTCTGCTCTTCGCACAGGCCGGTGCGAATGTGGTGGTGGCGGATCTGAACGACGAAGGCGGAGAAGAGGTTGCGAAGCTCGCGTCCGAGAGCGGCAACGAAGCCGTGTACCAGCACACCGACGTATCGGTCGAAGCCGACGTCGAGGCGCTGGTCGCGCGCGACCGATACGTTCGGCCGCCTGGATGTCATGTTCAACAACGCCGGGATCGGGCGGATAGGAAGTATAGCACCGCTGTCTCCCTAATAAGACCATCCATTTTCGGCTGTTGAGAGCCGGCAGTCGGGGAATCTGGGGGCTCTCGAACGGACGCGGGCAGCCGGGCCCCTGCAAAAGGACTTCGGAGCGGCGGGAGGACGAGGCTCGACCGCTCGGGGTCCGGAGGTGAGCAGGCAGAAATCGGATGATGGCCCACGGCAGGCCAGAATCCGTCGCAATCGGCGACTGATCAAGATCATCGGAGTGAGGAGCCTCAGCCGTGATTTGATTGACGCACCAACGCCGATCAAACAGATCGCTCGGGGGTTCCTCGAATCAGCAGAGGAGACCCCGTGATGTGTACATCTTCGAAAGCTTCAGGACTCGAGATAGCTCTGGCTAAGAGACGATTCTTGGTTTCGATCTAGGCCGCCACTGCGGGAAGGTACTCCTTCTTCCTCTTTCGCATTGCACACTCCTTGATCTTCTCTCGCTACGAGACCACCGCATGTCTCTGGACTTCTGAGCCGTCCAGCATTCCGGGGGCAGTCCA is a window of bacterium DNA encoding:
- a CDS encoding SDR family NAD(P)-dependent oxidoreductase gives rise to the protein MKDISGKVAFVTGGASGIGLGIARSLVSAGMKVAITDIEQAALDQVKNEFTGRDAEVILLKLDVTDRDAMEQAAQDTEAAFGNVHVVCNNAGVAVTGRVNRMDYKDWDWVMGVNVNGVINGVQTFVNRMVEHGEGGHFVNTASMAGQMPIPNGSIYTTSKYAVVGLSEVMRRDLARYDIGVSVLCPGGVTTNVANSGRNRPADLQREKDTAKLVGMGGLQEEVMSDMLDASVIGDMVVAAILADDTYIFSHPGLKPVVDKRSAEIDESFARWAQYRKDHNV